From Sulfuracidifex tepidarius, one genomic window encodes:
- a CDS encoding MFS transporter, translated as MRVNLPIASSWFLWGSSYYLYYPYLSIYLQKVLGDNFSFSFVIFTLAAIPFSLLGGISHRLIGVKASAFLGMFLSGIGLFLIRSSSAPIPLLLSGILTYSFFVSLPNFYSMMSSLDSKCIARVWSISIIPSLFMPLVGGMISQYLGISAVFLIASIISFASGIPVLLLRVTLRGGRGESMKLLPFLSMIPIAMVFPYVYVYLRLNFGFSLEEIGLISTVAEAIGMISSFLSTKNTSRTAMIALLILFSFLGLESEIPYFSITFGLWEAIIPVSLEGSNSVTPQDFGKVNAAQQSGWLIGFVLSYLLGEKSLVFSPIISIILALLVVKSRRLI; from the coding sequence GTGAGAGTAAACCTGCCTATCGCGTCGTCGTGGTTCCTCTGGGGTTCGTCTTACTACCTTTACTACCCCTATCTTTCAATTTACCTGCAAAAAGTCCTGGGAGACAACTTCTCCTTCTCTTTTGTAATATTTACCTTGGCTGCTATTCCATTTTCCTTGTTAGGAGGTATCTCCCATAGGCTGATAGGAGTTAAGGCATCAGCCTTTTTAGGGATGTTCCTCAGCGGAATAGGCCTATTTCTAATTCGATCTTCGTCAGCTCCAATTCCATTGCTTTTGTCTGGGATTCTGACCTATTCTTTCTTCGTCTCTCTGCCGAACTTTTACTCCATGATGTCTTCCCTTGATAGTAAATGTATAGCTAGAGTCTGGTCCATCTCGATCATTCCTTCCCTCTTCATGCCTTTAGTGGGAGGCATGATATCGCAGTATTTAGGTATCTCTGCGGTTTTCTTGATAGCCTCCATCATCTCATTTGCGTCCGGTATCCCCGTTCTCTTGTTGAGAGTAACCCTGAGGGGTGGGAGGGGAGAATCAATGAAGCTTCTTCCCTTCCTTTCAATGATACCGATAGCCATGGTATTCCCTTACGTTTACGTTTACCTGAGGTTGAATTTCGGATTCTCATTAGAGGAAATAGGATTGATCTCTACCGTAGCTGAAGCGATAGGCATGATCTCGTCTTTCCTGTCTACAAAGAATACAAGTAGGACGGCAATGATAGCTCTCCTAATTCTCTTCTCTTTTTTAGGCTTAGAAAGCGAGATACCTTATTTCTCCATAACCTTCGGCTTATGGGAAGCAATAATACCTGTTTCCCTAGAGGGTAGCAATTCAGTTACCCCTCAGGACTTCGGTAAAGTGAACGCTGCCCAGCAAAGTGGTTGGCTGATTGGATTCGTTCTGTCCTATCTGTTGGGGGAGAAGTCGCTTGTCTTCTCCCCAATTATTTCCATTATACTCGCACTACTCGTAGTCAAGTCCAGAAGGCTGATTTAG